The DNA window AAGTGGAAGACAAGAACGTCCGCCTCACCTGCATCGGTAGCGCGGCGACGGACGAAGTTAAAATCGTCTACAACGCCAAGCACCTCGACTACCTGCAGAACCGCGTTATATAATCGAATCTGGGGTTTTAGGGGTTTCCACACGCCGAAAAGCGGTGCGTTCGCCGACTAATCCTCGTGGAATTGCCAGTCGCTCAGAGGCGTCGCTCGAACTCGTAGTCCATCGGCCCGGCCAACGCGAGCGGTTCGTCGCCGGTTTCACGGAAGTCGTGACGGTACAGCGGCCGGAAGTCACCGAAATCCGTCTGGACGTAGAACTCGAAACACGGGAACCCATCGTGGCGGCCACGGATATCCACCGCTCCGTCGCGCCACACGGTGGCTTCGAGGTGGTAGTCAACCGGGTCCGCGTGCGACGACAGCGGATTGCTCGCGCTCGCGTGCATGTCGAATTCGACGTATTCGTCGTGCCAAAGCGGGTCGGTACAGGCGATGTCGTCACACGATGCCTTGCCGCGACGAAGGTTCACGGTTCCGTCGGGGTCCGTGATTCGTTCGACCGACGTACCCGTGTCGGCGTAGGAGACGAGACTGTCGTCCGTGAAATCGACGACCGCTTCCTGTTCGACGCGACAGCGACCGGTGTTGACGGCGTGGGGCGTAAACTCGCGGGCATCGCCCTTGTATTCGAGCGTTCCGTCGCCGTCGCTGGGACGCGAAATCCACGCCGACGGGATGAAGGTAGCGCCTCGTATCTTCACGAGGGCGACGTCCTGCGTACTCATATCTTCTGTGAACACATAGGGTCAAAATAAAATTTATGTAAAACTTCCAATTTCCATCACATATATCGCAACAGCTAAAACATCTCACCGAGGGCTACCGTTTGGTGCATACTTCGATTCCCGACCTCCTCCGACTGCTTGCCCTGCCCGTCTTCGGATGGGCCGCGTGGCGTGACGTGAAGACTCGGCGAGTGCCTAACAAGAC is part of the Haladaptatus paucihalophilus DX253 genome and encodes:
- a CDS encoding DUF3238 domain-containing protein, yielding MSTQDVALVKIRGATFIPSAWISRPSDGDGTLEYKGDAREFTPHAVNTGRCRVEQEAVVDFTDDSLVSYADTGTSVERITDPDGTVNLRRGKASCDDIACTDPLWHDEYVEFDMHASASNPLSSHADPVDYHLEATVWRDGAVDIRGRHDGFPCFEFYVQTDFGDFRPLYRHDFRETGDEPLALAGPMDYEFERRL